The Candidatus Margulisiibacteriota bacterium genome contains the following window.
AAATGAACGGCCTCGATCTGGCCAGCGGCGTTACCTGCCAGAAGCCGTATGTTTTTTCGGAGAACAAAAAATATAAAGTTATCGCCTATGATTTCGGCCTGAAACGCAATATTTTAAAAATGCTGTCCGCCGCGGACTGCGCGGTGGCGGTCGTGCCGGCGGACACTCCCGCGGAACAAGTCCTGGCGCAAAAACCCGACGGCGTATTTTTGTCCAACGGCCCCGGCGATCCCGCGGCTGTCGCTTACGCCATAGAGAATACGCGAAAACTCATCGCCAGCGGCCTACCGCTTTTTGGCATCTGCCTCGGGCATCAGATCATTGCGCTGGCTCTCGGCGCCAAAACTTTCAAGCTCAAATACGGCCACCGTGGCGGCAATCAGCCGGTTCTGGATCTGACGACGCGCCAGGTGGAGATCACCTCGCAAAATCACGGCTTCGCGGTAGACCCCGGCTCGCTCGCCGGCCTGCCGGTGAAGATCACGCATCTCAATCTCAACGATCAGACCGTCGAGGGCCTTGCCCATCAGACCAAGCCGATCTTTGCCGTGCAGTATCACCCCGAAGCCTCGCCCGGCCCGCACGACGCGGGGCATTTATTTCAGCGTTTTGCGGGCTATTTAGAAAAAAACCGGAATTAAAACAACAGCGTCCGGATCACTAATTTTACTTGCTCAGTATTTTTGGACTCTGAGCGTTAATGTTTTCAATTGCTGCAAAATAACGCGCCTGAGCTCTTCCGGCAATTCAGGTTTAGGATAGGCGGTTCTGGCCGGCGCGCTCTGTTCGGCCAAAAAGAGCTGATAGGGCTTGACCCGCAGAGCCGCGGCTATTTTTTCCACCATTTCCACCGAGGGAAATTTCAGGCCGGTCTCAATGGCGCCGATATAGCCCGCGGCCGTGTCGCAAAGCAGCGCCAGTTGCATTTGGGAAAAGCCGGAGCCTTTT
Protein-coding sequences here:
- a CDS encoding helix-turn-helix domain-containing protein, with protein sequence MNLRQIFIRNLKRIRKGSGFSQMQLALLCDTAAGYIGAIETGLKFPSVEMVEKIAAALRVKPYQLFLAEQSAPARTAYPKPELPEELRRVILQQLKTLTLRVQKY
- the carA gene encoding glutamine-hydrolyzing carbamoyl-phosphate synthase small subunit, with translation MKKPAVLLLEDGALFQGFSFGYAGEAVGESCFNTSMSGYQEIITDPSYAGQIIAMTAPMIGNYGANNADTESATPALRGFVVREYSRVYENWRAEESLGAFLDRQQICGIEGVDTRRLTRHIRDRGAMRCIISSTDLDPKTLMPKVQAAPQMNGLDLASGVTCQKPYVFSENKKYKVIAYDFGLKRNILKMLSAADCAVAVVPADTPAEQVLAQKPDGVFLSNGPGDPAAVAYAIENTRKLIASGLPLFGICLGHQIIALALGAKTFKLKYGHRGGNQPVLDLTTRQVEITSQNHGFAVDPGSLAGLPVKITHLNLNDQTVEGLAHQTKPIFAVQYHPEASPGPHDAGHLFQRFAGYLEKNRN